In Terriglobia bacterium, a single window of DNA contains:
- a CDS encoding STAS domain-containing protein, which yields MDIDVRKQSNSNVIRLRGDLKIGQAAEDLRKTFEEFFAQNETRFVVNMQEVNMVDSSGIGVLVRSLTSAKQRGGSLKLVNPSKLTLQTLKMVGLLPLFDIYSEESQAVAAFA from the coding sequence GTGGATATCGACGTTCGCAAGCAGTCGAATAGCAATGTCATTCGTCTTAGAGGCGACCTCAAGATCGGCCAGGCAGCCGAAGATCTTCGCAAAACATTTGAGGAATTCTTTGCGCAAAACGAAACCCGGTTCGTCGTCAACATGCAGGAAGTCAACATGGTTGATTCCAGCGGAATCGGCGTCCTCGTCCGCTCTCTTACCAGCGCCAAGCAGCGCGGCGGCTCGTTGAAACTGGTGAACCCCTCCAAGCTGACTCTGCAGACCCTGAAAATGGTCGGACTCCTACCATTATTCGATATCTACTCTGAAGAATCGCAAGCCGTCGCCGCATTCGCCTGA